A single region of the Rhizobium grahamii genome encodes:
- a CDS encoding MalY/PatB family protein: MTDFDIVHERRGTGSSKWSKYPGDVLPMWVADMDFPAAPEIVDAIRNRLEHPLLGYGVARDELRAQIVADMQSKYGWTVSPDEIVFLPGVEPGFNMALKAMLRPGDGVLVQPPVYRPILNAPAHWGLQRIDAPLIATEGGYAMDIEAFAGRIAEAQAFLFCNPQNPTGKVFTREELESIAALCRKNDTLIISDEIHCDLLFDGRRHIPIASLSEDAAERTITLMAASKTYNIAGLKTAFAIIRNKATRDAFMQSRLGMVDSVNILGLEATLAAFSKADRWKSDMLAYLAGNRDYLSAEVARRFPAIRLIPAEATFLAWLDCSAMKLRPDPQTHFLQHGKVGFSAGSEFGQDYGQFIRFNFGCPRVLLDDALDRMERSLA; encoded by the coding sequence TACCCCGGTGACGTTCTGCCCATGTGGGTTGCCGACATGGATTTCCCGGCGGCTCCGGAGATCGTGGACGCGATCCGAAATCGCCTTGAGCATCCGCTTCTCGGCTACGGCGTGGCGCGGGATGAGCTGCGCGCGCAAATCGTCGCTGACATGCAAAGCAAATACGGCTGGACAGTTTCACCTGATGAGATTGTCTTCTTGCCGGGCGTTGAGCCTGGCTTCAACATGGCGCTGAAGGCGATGCTTCGTCCCGGCGACGGCGTGCTGGTCCAGCCACCCGTCTACCGCCCGATCCTCAACGCGCCCGCCCATTGGGGCCTGCAGCGCATCGATGCGCCCCTGATCGCGACCGAGGGCGGGTATGCGATGGACATTGAGGCCTTCGCCGGCAGGATCGCTGAAGCACAGGCGTTCCTGTTCTGCAATCCCCAGAACCCGACCGGCAAGGTGTTCACGCGCGAAGAGCTCGAGAGCATTGCTGCGCTTTGCCGCAAGAACGATACGCTCATCATATCCGACGAGATCCACTGTGATCTTCTCTTCGATGGCCGCCGCCACATTCCGATCGCCAGCCTCTCGGAAGATGCCGCCGAGCGGACAATCACGCTGATGGCGGCCAGCAAGACCTACAACATCGCCGGCCTGAAGACCGCATTCGCAATTATCCGCAACAAGGCCACGCGCGACGCTTTCATGCAGTCGCGGCTTGGAATGGTCGACAGCGTCAACATCCTCGGCCTGGAAGCAACGCTTGCGGCGTTCTCGAAAGCCGATCGCTGGAAGTCGGATATGCTCGCATATCTCGCAGGCAACCGTGATTATCTCAGTGCCGAGGTCGCCAGGCGTTTTCCCGCGATCCGCCTGATCCCCGCCGAGGCTACCTTCCTTGCTTGGCTGGACTGCTCGGCAATGAAGCTTCGTCCGGACCCGCAAACGCACTTCCTGCAGCATGGAAAAGTCGGCTTCAGTGCCGGGTCGGAATTTGGCCAGGACTACGGCCAGTTCATCCGCTTCAACTTCGGATGCCCTCGCGTTCTTTTGGACGACGCGCTCGACCGCATGGAGCGATCGCTGGCGTGA
- a CDS encoding FecCD family ABC transporter permease gives MANAALQPISTGRERYRALALRRIVILCLLTAALAFSIAADMALGPANYSLKEVLAALFDPATAGDQLRVVIWDIRMPIALMAVTVGASLSVAGAQMQTILSNPLASPFTLGISAAAGFGAALALVAGVAIFPGAVEYMVPINAFLMAMVAALFIHFASTMRGVTVETIVLLGIALVFTFNAALSLLEYLASEQALAAVVFWTMGSLTKATWSKVYVTAAVLVVTLPLFIRNAWALTALRLGDDKAASMGVNVRGLRLRTMLTVSLLAAIPVSFVGTIGFVGLVGPHIARMLVGEDQRFFLPGAVIAGALLLSVTSVVSKILIPGAILPIGVITAVVGVPFFFVLIFSNRRRAW, from the coding sequence ATGGCGAACGCGGCGCTTCAGCCGATCTCAACGGGGCGGGAGCGCTATCGCGCTCTCGCCTTGCGGCGTATTGTGATCCTCTGTCTCCTGACAGCTGCACTTGCATTCAGCATCGCCGCGGACATGGCGCTCGGTCCTGCGAACTACAGCCTCAAGGAGGTACTTGCAGCGCTATTCGATCCGGCGACCGCCGGCGACCAGCTGCGCGTCGTCATCTGGGACATTCGCATGCCCATCGCCTTGATGGCGGTCACGGTCGGGGCCTCGCTGTCCGTCGCGGGTGCTCAGATGCAGACGATCCTCTCCAATCCGCTGGCGAGCCCGTTCACATTGGGCATCTCGGCAGCAGCCGGTTTCGGCGCGGCACTTGCACTGGTGGCCGGCGTGGCGATCTTCCCCGGCGCGGTCGAATACATGGTGCCGATCAATGCCTTCCTGATGGCGATGGTCGCAGCACTTTTCATCCATTTCGCTTCCACGATGCGCGGTGTGACCGTCGAAACGATCGTCCTTCTCGGCATCGCCCTCGTCTTCACCTTCAATGCGGCACTTTCCCTGCTGGAATATCTGGCGTCCGAGCAGGCGCTGGCCGCTGTCGTCTTCTGGACCATGGGCAGCCTGACGAAGGCGACGTGGAGCAAGGTCTATGTCACGGCCGCGGTGCTGGTGGTGACGCTGCCGCTCTTCATACGCAACGCCTGGGCGCTCACGGCACTTCGGTTGGGCGATGACAAGGCCGCAAGCATGGGCGTGAACGTTCGCGGGCTTCGGCTGCGGACCATGCTGACAGTTAGCCTGCTGGCGGCCATCCCGGTTTCCTTCGTTGGAACGATCGGCTTCGTCGGCCTGGTTGGTCCTCATATCGCGCGCATGCTCGTCGGAGAGGATCAGCGGTTCTTCCTTCCCGGAGCGGTCATTGCAGGCGCATTGCTACTGTCGGTGACCTCGGTTGTCAGCAAGATCCTCATTCCCGGTGCGATCCTGCCGATCGGCGTCATAACGGCGGTGGTTGGCGTTCCATTCTTCTTCGTTCTCATTTTCAGCAACAGGAGGCGGGCTTGGTAG
- a CDS encoding ABC transporter ATP-binding protein yields MVALGLKQVGASYGRVTVLSNVGIETLKAGSLTAVVGPNAAGKSTLFKRIAGLISGPGLVELSGSANNDRAICYMPQDTGANAVLTVYESVLLAAKQGGSWRVHDGELFEIDAILRALRIEDLAFRGLGELSGGQRQLVSLAQALVRKPEVLLMDEPTSALDLHRQIEVLGFVRDLAGKTGMIVLVALHDLNHALRYCEQTIVIAGGNMVVSGETEEVINSDMLREIYKVQARIETCSQGQKFLLVDGIAP; encoded by the coding sequence TTGGTAGCTCTTGGCCTGAAGCAGGTCGGCGCCTCGTATGGCCGTGTGACGGTCCTTTCGAACGTCGGCATCGAGACGCTGAAAGCGGGAAGCCTGACGGCCGTTGTCGGGCCGAATGCGGCCGGCAAATCAACGTTGTTCAAGCGGATCGCCGGCCTCATCTCCGGTCCGGGGCTGGTCGAACTGTCGGGCTCGGCGAACAACGACCGCGCCATCTGCTACATGCCGCAGGATACCGGGGCGAACGCGGTGCTGACTGTCTACGAGTCGGTTCTTCTGGCAGCGAAGCAGGGGGGGAGCTGGCGGGTCCACGACGGCGAGCTTTTCGAGATCGACGCCATTCTGCGGGCATTGCGGATCGAGGATCTGGCTTTCCGCGGACTCGGTGAACTCTCCGGCGGGCAGCGTCAGCTCGTATCGCTTGCGCAGGCGCTAGTGCGGAAGCCCGAAGTCCTGCTGATGGACGAGCCGACCTCGGCGCTCGACCTGCACCGCCAGATCGAGGTCCTGGGCTTCGTGCGTGACCTGGCCGGCAAGACCGGCATGATCGTCCTCGTCGCCCTGCACGATCTGAACCACGCGCTGCGCTATTGCGAGCAGACCATTGTGATTGCTGGAGGCAACATGGTGGTAAGCGGCGAGACGGAAGAGGTCATCAACTCGGATATGCTGCGAGAGATCTACAAGGTTCAGGCACGGATCGAGACCTGCTCGCAGGGCCAGAAATTCCTTCTCGTCGACGGTATTGCACCGTAG
- a CDS encoding LacI family DNA-binding transcriptional regulator, translating into MEDFAEFVGLSRPTVSKYFNDPKSVRGKTRDLIEIAIKQSGFRPNIFAVNLNRRRTNILGVIIPNSTDPFYMALTRRIELIANEAGFLAFVLSSDGNPEMEDRAIETFKSMNVAGAIIAPLGVDSHHDTLAALGDSIPLVYVDSPLDESSSFVGTDNEQSFQLIVDYLSRSGEQPCYFPMPSVNNNARTREHAFRRSMALLKLEPIVLELEPQRSWDFERFGFEQTQRILREGGFPTRTVLCANDRMAFGVISAAYQAGLKVGHAPGCDLRVAGHDDHPLSRYACPPITTVAQNYNDIGRLAIELLLHKLGEPTGPRSDFPSDGRILLKAELQLRESA; encoded by the coding sequence ATGGAAGACTTCGCGGAATTCGTTGGCCTGTCCAGGCCGACGGTCTCGAAGTATTTCAACGATCCCAAGTCGGTTCGCGGCAAGACACGTGATCTGATTGAAATCGCCATCAAACAATCAGGCTTCAGACCGAATATCTTCGCCGTGAATCTCAACCGGCGCCGCACGAACATCCTCGGGGTCATCATCCCGAATTCCACCGATCCCTTCTATATGGCTCTGACGCGGCGGATCGAACTGATCGCCAACGAGGCTGGATTTCTTGCCTTCGTTCTGTCCTCCGACGGAAACCCCGAAATGGAAGATCGCGCCATCGAGACGTTCAAGTCGATGAACGTGGCCGGCGCCATCATCGCGCCGCTTGGCGTCGACTCCCATCATGACACGCTCGCAGCCCTTGGCGACAGCATACCACTCGTCTACGTGGATTCTCCGCTCGACGAGAGCTCGTCCTTCGTTGGCACCGATAACGAGCAGAGCTTCCAGCTGATCGTCGACTATCTGTCGCGCTCAGGCGAGCAGCCCTGCTACTTTCCGATGCCTTCGGTTAACAACAATGCCCGAACGCGTGAGCATGCCTTCCGTCGCTCCATGGCGCTCCTGAAGCTCGAGCCTATCGTCCTTGAACTCGAACCTCAGCGCTCCTGGGACTTCGAACGCTTCGGCTTCGAACAGACGCAGCGGATCCTTCGCGAAGGCGGCTTTCCGACGCGGACGGTGTTGTGCGCAAACGACCGAATGGCATTCGGCGTTATTTCCGCCGCCTATCAGGCAGGCCTGAAGGTCGGGCACGCACCCGGCTGCGATCTCAGGGTCGCCGGCCACGACGACCATCCGCTTTCCCGTTACGCCTGTCCGCCGATCACGACGGTTGCGCAGAATTATAACGATATCGGTCGATTGGCGATCGAGCTGCTGCTGCACAAGCTCGGAGAGCCGACAGGACCGCGAAGCGACTTCCCATCGGATGGCCGCATTCTTCTCAAGGCCGAGCTTCAACTGAGAGAATCTGCGTAA
- a CDS encoding L,D-transpeptidase: MHPTTLIRAFAVAVVTALLAACTQSGSIPIDANAIPRPTAKPPTSSEVVRAELAQAPEREPKRPDYAQTYGALEDGEYRLPGIDHARVDPTYLRQEVDYATDEPAGTIIVDTSHKFLYFVLGDGRAMRYGVSLGAQGRGWKGRAVIQWKRKWPSWTPTPAMIARNPKLETWKQGMPPGLTNPLGARALYIYQDGVDTLYRIHGSPEWQSIGKNASSGCVRMFNQDVIDLYDRVRGKSQLIVQ, from the coding sequence TTGCATCCCACCACCTTGATCCGCGCGTTCGCAGTAGCGGTCGTGACGGCTCTTCTTGCCGCCTGTACCCAATCCGGATCGATACCCATCGACGCAAACGCCATCCCGCGTCCAACGGCGAAGCCACCAACCTCGTCTGAGGTCGTGCGAGCCGAACTTGCGCAAGCGCCGGAGCGAGAACCGAAGAGGCCAGACTATGCGCAGACCTATGGTGCGCTTGAGGACGGCGAGTATCGCCTGCCCGGAATCGACCATGCTCGAGTTGATCCAACCTATCTGCGCCAGGAAGTGGACTACGCGACCGACGAGCCGGCGGGTACGATCATCGTCGATACCAGCCATAAGTTCCTCTACTTCGTGCTCGGCGACGGTCGCGCGATGCGCTACGGCGTCAGCCTCGGGGCTCAGGGGCGCGGCTGGAAAGGGCGAGCTGTGATCCAGTGGAAGAGGAAATGGCCATCCTGGACACCGACGCCGGCCATGATCGCGCGCAATCCGAAGCTTGAAACCTGGAAACAGGGCATGCCGCCGGGCCTGACGAACCCGCTTGGTGCCCGCGCGCTCTATATCTACCAGGATGGTGTGGATACGCTTTACCGCATCCACGGCTCGCCCGAATGGCAGTCGATCGGAAAGAATGCATCGTCCGGCTGTGTGCGGATGTTCAATCAGGATGTCATCGATCTCTATGATCGCGTCCGCGGGAAGTCGCAGCTTATCGTCCAATAA
- a CDS encoding D-tagatose-bisphosphate aldolase, class II, non-catalytic subunit, which yields MTQNYLLDIATWHERTTGFTGIPSVCSAHPFVIEAAMLHALRAQSPLLIEATCNQVNQDGGYTGMTPANFRAFVEQIAAKTGFPMADVILGGDHLGPNPWKAMSAEAAMDKAETMIRAYAKAGFTKLHLDTSMGCAGEPVALSDEVTAARAARLARAAEEAIAGTAGPLPVYIIGTEVPIPGGAMEEIEGLEPTKPEAAAETVRIHARAFEEAGAKDAFRRAVGVVVQPGVEFGNHNVIAYDRQKAKALSESLAGLPGLVFEAHSTDYQTRAALRELVADGFAILKVGPGLTFALREALYGLDQIAAFLFSGSRTATLMQVAEDVMVSDPDNWNKYYHGSGEEQHLQRHFSYSDRIRYYWPQPKIAAAVSSLLELFGDTTIPETMISQYLQRLYPLVRDGKVAPTATGLIIGAIDLVLEDYFEACKA from the coding sequence ATGACGCAGAACTACCTTCTCGATATCGCAACCTGGCACGAGCGCACGACCGGCTTCACGGGCATTCCATCGGTCTGCTCGGCGCATCCCTTCGTGATCGAAGCCGCGATGTTACATGCGTTGCGGGCGCAGTCACCGCTTCTTATCGAAGCGACCTGCAACCAGGTCAACCAGGACGGCGGCTACACCGGAATGACGCCCGCGAACTTCCGCGCTTTCGTCGAACAGATCGCCGCCAAGACCGGCTTCCCGATGGCTGACGTCATCCTCGGCGGCGACCATCTGGGGCCGAATCCTTGGAAGGCAATGAGCGCCGAAGCGGCAATGGATAAGGCCGAGACCATGATCCGCGCCTATGCAAAGGCCGGTTTCACCAAGCTGCATCTCGATACCAGCATGGGCTGCGCCGGCGAGCCGGTGGCCCTCAGTGACGAAGTAACGGCAGCGCGGGCAGCGCGGCTTGCCAGAGCGGCCGAAGAGGCAATTGCCGGCACCGCCGGCCCGCTACCGGTCTACATCATCGGAACCGAAGTCCCGATCCCGGGCGGCGCGATGGAGGAGATCGAAGGACTGGAGCCGACGAAGCCCGAGGCAGCGGCGGAAACCGTTCGGATCCACGCACGCGCCTTCGAAGAGGCTGGCGCGAAGGATGCTTTCCGGAGAGCCGTCGGTGTCGTTGTTCAACCGGGTGTCGAATTCGGCAATCACAACGTCATTGCTTACGACCGGCAGAAGGCGAAAGCGCTGAGCGAAAGCCTGGCGGGCCTTCCGGGGCTTGTTTTCGAAGCACATTCGACCGACTACCAGACGCGCGCCGCGCTGCGCGAGCTGGTCGCTGACGGCTTTGCGATCCTGAAGGTCGGCCCGGGCCTGACCTTCGCTTTGCGGGAGGCGCTCTACGGTCTTGACCAGATTGCAGCGTTCCTCTTCTCCGGCAGTCGAACGGCAACGCTTATGCAAGTGGCCGAGGACGTCATGGTTTCTGATCCTGACAACTGGAACAAGTACTATCACGGCTCCGGCGAGGAGCAGCATCTCCAGCGCCATTTCTCCTACAGCGATCGTATCCGCTATTATTGGCCACAGCCGAAGATCGCGGCAGCCGTGTCGAGCCTGCTGGAGCTTTTCGGCGACACCACCATTCCCGAGACGATGATCAGCCAGTACCTGCAGCGGCTCTACCCGCTGGTACGCGACGGCAAGGTCGCGCCGACAGCCACGGGGCTGATCATCGGAGCGATCGATCTGGTGCTCGAAGACTACTTCGAAGCCTGCAAGGCATAA
- a CDS encoding tagatose kinase, translated as MKKILTIGEVLVEIIATDRGNGFRSAVPLVGPFPSGAPAIFIDQVGKLGHPCAIISAVGDDDFGWVNTERLKTDGVDISGINVIAGGTTGSAFVRYREDGSRAFVFNIRHSACGTIELTDAAKQLVAEASHLHVMGTSLYAPSVIETVLSSMHAIKARGGTVSFDPNLRPEILNSPGMREALQSVIAETDLFLPSGDELYLFASARTEEAAVQELLAKGVKAIVLKQGAAGATYYDAKGSLTRPSMKVEEVDPTGAGDCFGATFVTLWLEGETPQTALRYANAAGALAVTKTGPMEGASSRTEIDTFLAA; from the coding sequence ATGAAAAAAATTCTGACGATCGGTGAAGTTCTCGTCGAGATCATCGCAACTGACCGGGGCAATGGATTTCGCTCCGCCGTGCCATTGGTCGGCCCATTCCCCTCAGGCGCGCCCGCGATTTTCATCGATCAGGTGGGAAAGCTCGGCCATCCCTGCGCCATCATCTCCGCGGTCGGCGATGATGATTTCGGATGGGTCAACACCGAACGCTTGAAGACCGACGGCGTCGACATTTCCGGCATCAACGTTATTGCCGGCGGAACGACCGGAAGCGCATTCGTTCGCTATCGTGAAGACGGAAGCAGAGCGTTTGTCTTCAACATTCGCCACAGCGCCTGCGGCACGATCGAGCTCACCGACGCTGCCAAGCAGCTCGTTGCCGAAGCATCGCATCTTCATGTGATGGGAACATCGCTCTACGCGCCGAGCGTGATCGAGACCGTCCTTTCGTCAATGCACGCAATCAAGGCAAGAGGCGGCACGGTGTCGTTCGACCCGAACCTTCGACCCGAGATCCTCAACAGTCCCGGCATGCGCGAAGCCCTGCAGTCGGTCATCGCGGAAACGGACCTCTTTCTTCCGAGCGGCGACGAGCTCTACCTCTTCGCGTCGGCCCGGACCGAGGAAGCCGCCGTCCAGGAACTGCTCGCAAAGGGCGTCAAGGCAATCGTGCTCAAGCAAGGTGCCGCCGGCGCGACCTATTACGATGCCAAAGGGAGCCTCACTCGGCCGAGCATGAAGGTCGAGGAAGTTGATCCGACCGGTGCGGGCGACTGCTTCGGCGCGACCTTCGTAACCTTGTGGCTTGAGGGCGAAACTCCGCAGACCGCGCTTCGATATGCCAACGCAGCAGGTGCCCTCGCCGTCACCAAGACCGGCCCCATGGAAGGCGCCTCCAGCCGCACTGAAATCGACACCTTTCTTGCCGCATAG
- a CDS encoding sugar ABC transporter ATP-binding protein yields MNAPTADTILKINNISKTFGPVAALKSMQLDVRRGRVHTLLGENGAGKSTLMKILAGVYQPSSGDITLDGQPYHPTDPQQAAALGLTIVFQELSLCNNMTVAENILATREPATAGFINDRKLARDAARIVAELGLPIAVDEKVGNLSIAQRQLVEIAKGLSIDAKVVILDEPTSSLSDSEAEILFQIIERLKARGAAVIYISHRMEEIMRLSDDITVIRDGEYITTRQRETVTIEELIALMVGRRMEEIYPPREEAAPELSVPPVLAVESLTREGEFDNVSFAVRPGEILGFFGLIGSGRSEIMNALFGMKRAGGTVRLNGAVIDLDSPVRAIENGLGFVTENRKEEGLVLSQSVETNISMVALKHFANKLGFLRRRSERDSAVAQVSRLSIKTGSLDTPAGALSGGNQQKIVLAKWLLMKPKVLILDEPTRGVDVGAKFEIYKIIRQLAADGTAILLISSELPEVLGMSDRVAVMHEGKLSGIATDGDLTPEKIMAFATGMTS; encoded by the coding sequence ATGAATGCGCCCACCGCAGATACCATTCTCAAAATCAATAACATCTCCAAGACGTTCGGGCCCGTTGCAGCGCTGAAGTCGATGCAGCTGGACGTCAGACGTGGTCGCGTCCACACGCTTCTCGGCGAAAACGGCGCCGGCAAGTCGACGCTGATGAAGATCCTCGCCGGCGTCTACCAGCCGTCATCGGGCGACATTACGCTGGATGGGCAGCCTTATCACCCGACGGATCCGCAGCAGGCAGCCGCACTTGGCCTGACGATCGTGTTTCAGGAGCTCAGCCTCTGCAACAACATGACGGTCGCCGAGAATATCCTTGCGACACGCGAGCCAGCGACTGCCGGCTTCATCAACGATCGCAAGCTCGCCAGGGATGCCGCGCGGATTGTCGCAGAATTGGGCTTGCCGATCGCCGTTGACGAAAAGGTCGGCAATCTGTCGATCGCCCAGCGTCAGTTGGTCGAGATCGCCAAAGGGCTCAGCATCGACGCGAAGGTCGTCATTCTCGACGAACCGACGTCATCACTCAGCGACAGCGAAGCCGAGATCCTGTTCCAGATTATCGAACGTCTCAAGGCGCGCGGCGCAGCCGTGATCTACATCTCGCATCGCATGGAAGAAATCATGCGGCTCAGCGATGATATCACTGTCATCCGCGACGGCGAGTACATCACCACGCGTCAGCGCGAGACCGTGACCATTGAAGAGCTGATCGCGCTCATGGTCGGGCGACGCATGGAAGAGATCTATCCGCCGCGCGAAGAGGCGGCCCCAGAGCTCTCCGTACCACCCGTGCTGGCCGTCGAAAGCCTCACCCGCGAGGGTGAATTCGACAACGTCTCATTTGCAGTTCGCCCGGGCGAGATCCTCGGTTTCTTCGGACTGATCGGCTCCGGTCGCTCGGAAATCATGAACGCCTTGTTCGGCATGAAACGCGCGGGCGGCACCGTGCGTCTCAACGGCGCGGTCATCGATCTCGATTCTCCTGTCCGCGCGATCGAGAACGGACTCGGTTTCGTCACCGAGAACCGGAAGGAGGAAGGTCTCGTTCTCAGCCAGAGCGTCGAGACGAATATTTCGATGGTGGCGCTGAAGCACTTCGCCAACAAGCTCGGTTTCCTGCGTCGTCGTTCGGAGCGAGACTCTGCCGTCGCCCAGGTTTCCCGCCTGTCGATCAAGACGGGATCGTTGGACACGCCGGCCGGCGCGTTGTCGGGCGGCAACCAACAGAAGATCGTGCTCGCCAAGTGGCTTCTGATGAAGCCCAAGGTTCTGATCCTCGACGAGCCCACGCGCGGCGTCGACGTCGGTGCGAAGTTCGAGATCTACAAGATCATACGCCAGCTTGCTGCTGATGGAACGGCGATCCTGCTTATTTCGTCGGAGCTACCCGAAGTGCTCGGCATGAGCGACCGGGTAGCGGTCATGCACGAAGGCAAGCTCAGCGGCATCGCCACCGACGGCGATCTGACACCCGAAAAGATTATGGCTTTTGCGACAGGGATGACATCATGA
- a CDS encoding substrate-binding domain-containing protein, producing MTIKTFMASLALGTALTLSAVAAHADGIGASLLTQQHPFYIELANAMTTEAKAKNVPLEISIANQDLNKQLADVEDFIVKGVSVIVISPVDSQGVVAAIAKAEKAGIKVITVDVPAAGAKVTSHIGTDNFTGGVKAGDLMAKEIGDKGNVAIIDYPTVQSVVNRIDGFKKSISGHPDIKIVAQQTGITRAEALAAAQNMLQANPDITGIFGFGDDAALAAAVAVKAAGLENQVKVIGFDGMEEARKAVDTNPVMVGVIQQFPDQMGKTAVDTAVKVIAGEEVPAEQPIVPGVYVKK from the coding sequence ATGACAATCAAAACATTCATGGCGTCGCTCGCACTGGGCACTGCACTCACCCTGTCGGCAGTCGCTGCACATGCGGATGGCATTGGTGCGTCGCTGCTTACGCAGCAGCACCCTTTCTACATCGAGCTCGCTAACGCGATGACGACGGAAGCCAAGGCAAAGAACGTGCCTTTGGAAATCTCCATCGCAAACCAGGACCTGAACAAGCAGCTCGCCGATGTTGAAGACTTCATCGTCAAGGGCGTAAGCGTCATCGTCATCTCGCCGGTCGACAGCCAGGGCGTCGTCGCTGCGATCGCCAAGGCAGAGAAGGCCGGAATCAAGGTCATCACGGTTGACGTCCCCGCAGCGGGCGCGAAGGTCACCTCCCACATCGGAACCGACAACTTCACCGGTGGCGTCAAGGCTGGCGATCTCATGGCAAAGGAAATCGGCGACAAGGGCAACGTTGCCATCATCGACTACCCGACGGTCCAGTCGGTTGTGAACCGTATCGACGGTTTCAAGAAGTCGATCTCCGGTCACCCGGATATCAAGATCGTTGCACAGCAGACCGGCATCACCCGTGCCGAAGCTCTTGCCGCTGCACAGAACATGCTGCAGGCAAATCCAGACATCACCGGCATCTTCGGCTTCGGCGACGACGCCGCTCTCGCTGCAGCCGTGGCTGTGAAGGCTGCAGGCCTGGAAAATCAGGTCAAGGTTATCGGCTTTGACGGCATGGAAGAAGCACGCAAGGCAGTCGACACCAACCCTGTCATGGTCGGCGTGATCCAGCAGTTCCCTGATCAGATGGGCAAGACCGCCGTCGACACGGCCGTGAAGGTCATCGCCGGCGAAGAAGTCCCGGCCGAGCAGCCGATCGTGCCCGGCGTCTACGTCAAGAAGTGA
- a CDS encoding ABC transporter permease, translating to MSQTQTSNAALLKIFKQYGGIFLSLIILCAIFSVMNPRFMSVANFMNVLQQVAVIAIAAFGMTWVILLGEIDLSIGSIIAVAGMVGAQCFAYGMGFAPALVLTLLAGALMGLINGVLTAKLLLPSFIVTVATMGIYRGLVSLPTNGAPAMIMNETWTAIGTESFLGLPIIIWIVLVLFVFNQVLLGKTTFGRRAYLTGGNREAALYSGIKVDRLKIIIFVISGVMAAISGILLSSRLFSAQTNAGVSYELDAIAAAVLGGTSLAGGVGTMVGTLIGALIIGVMNNGMNMLSVPYFYQLIVKGLVILIAVWLDVRAKRAKQ from the coding sequence ATGAGCCAGACCCAGACCTCCAATGCAGCGCTCTTGAAGATCTTCAAGCAGTACGGCGGCATTTTCCTCTCTCTCATCATTCTCTGCGCCATCTTTTCGGTCATGAACCCGCGGTTCATGTCGGTGGCCAACTTCATGAACGTGCTTCAGCAGGTCGCCGTTATCGCCATCGCTGCCTTCGGCATGACGTGGGTCATTCTCCTCGGCGAAATCGACCTGTCGATCGGTTCGATCATCGCCGTGGCCGGCATGGTCGGCGCGCAGTGTTTTGCCTACGGCATGGGGTTTGCCCCGGCGCTGGTCCTGACATTGCTTGCAGGCGCCTTGATGGGCCTCATCAACGGTGTGCTGACAGCCAAGCTGCTGCTGCCGTCTTTCATCGTAACCGTCGCGACGATGGGCATCTATCGCGGCCTTGTCAGCCTGCCGACCAATGGCGCGCCGGCTATGATCATGAACGAGACGTGGACGGCGATCGGGACGGAAAGCTTCCTCGGCCTGCCGATCATCATCTGGATCGTCCTCGTGCTGTTCGTCTTCAACCAGGTTCTGCTTGGAAAGACGACCTTTGGCCGCCGCGCCTATCTGACCGGCGGCAACCGTGAAGCGGCACTGTACTCCGGTATCAAGGTCGATCGCCTGAAGATCATCATCTTCGTCATCTCAGGCGTGATGGCGGCAATCAGCGGCATTCTCCTCTCTTCGCGCCTGTTCTCTGCCCAGACGAATGCCGGCGTGAGCTACGAACTCGATGCCATTGCGGCGGCTGTCTTGGGAGGCACGAGCCTCGCAGGCGGTGTCGGCACCATGGTCGGTACGTTGATCGGTGCACTGATCATCGGCGTCATGAACAACGGCATGAACATGCTGTCGGTCCCGTACTTCTACCAGCTGATCGTGAAGGGCCTCGTCATTCTCATCGCAGTCTGGCTCGACGTTCGCGCGAAACGCGCCAAGCAATAG